Sequence from the Phragmites australis chromosome 11, lpPhrAust1.1, whole genome shotgun sequence genome:
TTCCTGACCTCCTCCTGCGCGGAATTGGCCCCGGGCCGCGTTCAATTGTGGCTCCGGGTTGGGTTCAGTTGCTGCGGCAGTTATCGTGGCTGGCTCCATATGGCTTCTGACTTGGTGATGCAGGAGCTCCATGGCGTGCTGCCGTTCCAGGGGAAGAGGCAGCAGGACGCTGCAAAAGGCGCTGCGATACAGCTCTGCACGCGGCAGCAGCAGCTCGAGGGGACGCCTTACCAGGGGCAGCCCGTGCAAATGATGGTGACCGGCCATGGGCAGGCCGCCGCCTACCAGGCCTTCGCGATGCCCGACAAGCCTACCCTCTTAGACGTGCAAGGTTCGTGAATTGTGATTCTTATGTTCTCTCTTGCCATTTTGCAAATGTGCTGTTGCATGTTACTACTATGTATGTTCGTCTTCATCATGTGTTGCGGCAGTAGTATGCTCAAGGGGTGATTTGCGCATGAGCTTTGGCGTTTCCACAATTGAATGTTCTTTCACGGCTCCAGATTATGAGCCTAGGACTTTGAGTAAAGTGCAGCGTATTCTCTATGCAAACAAACCTGCTAATGAAACCtgtgaaacaaaaaagaaaggtgCTTTCTCATTGATAGAAATAGAAGTGATGACATGCATGACCCTTAGCTTGGCTCTACAAGAGGAACTAATAGACATTGATGGCTATCTTCCATGTTGCACAAATTAGGTTCTCGTACGATGCTTGTCCACTTGTCCATGCTATGCCACGCTTATTTGAACACTCACATCCCTTCAATTCATAGTAGCACAGTCCAAAATTTGCGAGCGGCGTGTTTAAAATTATCTTACGGCCTCTTATGAGTCTCATCATCTCATGTTCTCATGTTAATCTCTTTGGAACAGATTCTCACCCTGACTTGGTTCGACTTAGCCTTGGGATTGCTGAGCAATGTGCAAGGCAAGAGAAAATTCTCAAGTTTCTAATGTCAGGGTCCGACGTGAAAGAACTTGACGAATCCGTGCTAGCTGAATTCACTGGACATCAGACTCTGGCAATCAACATTGGAAGTCAGCCATATATGCTGGATGATAAGTTATCTATCCATGACTTTGGGTTGGATGAGCCCCAACAGTATCTGCCGGAAAAACAACTTGTCATCCCTGATCCTCTTGTGGACTTTGTTCAGTCCCATGGTTCTGCTCTTACTATTGATCAAAATGGCCGGGTCCTATTCGCTGGCAATGGCAATGAGATGAGAGACTTACTCTCAGTTTTCCTAGAGTTCAACATGTCAAAACGAGAATCAAGTGGCTGCAAGTCTGCATTTCTGGTCCCATACTTTAACAGGTGATACTGCGAAGCATCATTACTGAATGTTTATCTTTGAACTGCTATTTAAGAATTTGTCTAGTTTCATACCTGTGCATAATGTTGATAAGGTTGCAAATGGAGAGTATTTTTTGTAACTTTGCTTCTGATTGTTGcacagtttttcttttcttttctttttctgtcaaAGATATTCAGTGGGAACTATTCCCTTGCTACAGCTTTCCTATTAATTATTTAGCGGATAGCAAGATGCTGTCAGCTAAATCTTCATTGGCTGCACACATGGCAATTTAGTAACCAGGCATTTACAGCCATGTCAGATTAATAGGATGCAAACTATATACATTCTCTTTTAAGAGAACCCATGGATGGAGTGGTATAGACCTACTGATCCCTGCATCAATTGATAACCAAGAAGTATGGACAGTAGCAATACAGAAGTAGGTAGTAAAAAATGCATGGAATATGGAAATATTTTGGTATTACCCTTCAATCTAGAAGATGCATTTCCTTTATGCCAATGATCTGTTTGTAAGTAAAAAACTAATATACATTGTCCTGGTTGCCATCTTTAAACTTTGTGGTTCATTCTTGTAGCAATAATGTAGTTATCCTTTATTATTACTAGTACTGTACATTTGTGTCGTTTACCTGACATGCACCTTTTTGAATCAGGAAAAGGCGTTCACGGGCTAACAGCCAAGTATCCAATTCAAAATTAGCAAGCACAACAGTTGATACTTCAAAAAGGTATTGCATTCATTTTGCTCCCTTTTCTGGAACTTCTTTGTTGTATGTTAGTTCATGTTGCTGCTTCTAAACATAGGCAATTATGGCAGCTTCCATGCTATTTTCTGACTTCGCTTATTATTTTAAAAGTCTTGACACCGAGTAATGCGATGCTTGGCAGGACAGCATAGATCCTGGAGTAGTTTCTAATTCTAAAGATATAATCTAATCATTTGCACCATAGACTAGGCACAAAAAGTATCTGGCTTTTTTAAATAATCTTAATGTTGTACATTACAAGCGGACATTCAAATTaagaaattttatatgaaaattagcAAACACTAGAGGGAGGACCAGTTGCTGTTGAACATTTTTAAGCGGTTACAAAGTGAACCATGTTAGGGTAAACACTCGTCGGGAGGATAGCCGGGCGGCGTCGGCTGCTAGGGGAGGGATTAGATCATAGATTggggagacttagaatattgggggagactagattaattcttcttgcttgattgaTTAATCACGGCAGACGCCGTGTATATATAGCCGGCAAGTTGGCCTACAAAGACTCCATTCAAACCAACTttatctctaatcttatctATAGTTTAAATCTAACTCTATCTCTTAATCTTACCTCTAATTCTCACCTGATTTAAACTATCCAAACTCTATCTTATCTCCTAAACCGAACCTGATTAGAACTAACAAACCAATAACCTGCTACGGTACTGCAGCTAATGTTCGCTcgagtgaacagtaattcctgCATCTAGCAAACCAactgttttaaaattttattcatCTTTATCTACTGTGATCATTTTACTAGCTGGTACCAAGGTTTTGTTTCATGCACCAACTAGTATG
This genomic interval carries:
- the LOC133884275 gene encoding uncharacterized protein LOC133884275 isoform X2 codes for the protein MVGDLSLLAFPAASPIVFPPSKELHGVLPFQGKRQQDAAKGAAIQLCTRQQQLEGTPYQGQPVQMMVTGHGQAAAYQAFAMPDKPTLLDVQDSHPDLVRLSLGIAEQCARQEKILKFLMSGSDVKELDESVLAEFTGHQTLAINIGSQPYMLDDKLSIHDFGLDEPQQYLPEKQLVIPDPLVDFVQSHGSALTIDQNGRVLFAGNGNEMRDLLSVFLEFNMSKRESSGCKSAFLVPYFNRKRRSRANSQVSNSKLASTTVDTSKSDVKSKSASKKKQRGKNIKERDLYQNNYVHASEAFLSILLEKDKSTSTILSLKKAGPEITELLTQCSIGIAGTGLAILLSVVCKMAIGMRTPFAPARLLSTSVGFGLFWLSWAVNGLRDTIASIFRSPSNMNFEEDEVAVRIQKSMNEILFRAVTLLAITALKFA
- the LOC133884275 gene encoding uncharacterized protein LOC133884275 isoform X1, giving the protein MVGDLSLLAFPAASPIVFPPSKELHGVLPFQGKRQQDAAKGAAIQLCTRQQQLEGTPYQGQPVQMMVTGHGQAAAYQAFAMPDKPTLLDVQDSHPDLVRLSLGIAEQCARQEKILKFLMSGSDVKELDESVLAEFTGHQTLAINIGSQPYMLDDKLSIHDFGLDEPQQYLPEKQLVIPDPLVDFVQSHGSALTIDQNGRVLFAGNGNEMRDLLSVFLEFNMSKRESSGCKSAFLVPYFNRKRRSRANSQVSNSKLASTTVDTSKSSDVKSKSASKKKQRGKNIKERDLYQNNYVHASEAFLSILLEKDKSTSTILSLKKAGPEITELLTQCSIGIAGTGLAILLSVVCKMAIGMRTPFAPARLLSTSVGFGLFWLSWAVNGLRDTIASIFRSPSNMNFEEDEVAVRIQKSMNEILFRAVTLLAITALKFA